TTGTTTGAaaactatgaaaatttattccctAGCTCTTTATAGTTTCATATTCTAATCTCCAAGAAATGACATTTATTGACTGCTCTCTATTTAACTGaagtcaattaaaatattgtttactgaGTTAGACATGAGTTTATATTAAGTAATTATTGTTCATTTAACTTCTCTTGAAACAAGCTCAAGTTCTtctttaaacattaattttgacatgatgactaaaaacacaattaaatatattttaaggttGCAGCATAGTTTTGCCTTTATTAATCAGGGTAAGTCGACAATAGCTGATTTAAGGATATCGTTGTAGTAAGGCTGTATTTTGACGTAAGTGGAGCCAGCATTGAAATTGCTTGTTGCGTTATTACAATGGTCGTGGTCGAGAAACGCAACACCAACCCCTCCAATTACCATCGCATTTCCTCTAACGTACGTGGGCGCCGCGTCAAGGATGAGCTACGCAAGTGTGAGCAAAAAATGGgttttagtattttaaatcGCAGCTTCTTTTTACTCTCCACATACGCTGCATGCGCCAGGCGTGCTATCTTTCATAATGCAAGCCTCGTGCGCTGCGTCCATGTCATGCGCAGCCTGCAACACAGCGTCCTGTTCGCATTCGCAGCCTGACGGTACAGGTGCAGTTAATTCCATTAAAGTCTACGTTTGaactaattaatataataaggAGTATTGAAAGACATTGCTCACGTCCTCCTCAAAATATATTAGGTTGGCCGTCGTAGATGTGGTGAAATTGTAGGAAAGGACAGGTGTCAGTTGCATTGGGTCCTGAGTGAACTTTCCACAGATTTTGATCGTCACCAAACCAAAATCAAGGTAGTTGATTTGTGCAATTGTGTAAGTAAACGGCACTGACGGATTGCCACTCGTGATTATGTAATCATCGATTGTGTCTCTGCGCCAGtcgcaaacaaattaaagttGATCAAaacgattttgaaataaaataaggaagTGGATAAAACTTACGTGTATTCCATAATGAACGTGCCTGAAAGTGCGTATTTTTTACTGATCACAAATATGGGCGAGCTTTGTTCAATAAATGAGTCTTTGACCAACTTTGCCTAAAAAGGGGGACGCTTTAGTGATTTTTGTTACCAGTTGTTTAACGTGGTCAACTCACGACATAGTTGTAAGTGTTTAAATCAGCCGGCTCTGGTGTCCCGAGGGTAGCAGTTCCACAAGTTTCTTatgaaatttgagatttttcagTGAATAACaatgaagttaaaaatttatcaaattacgCTCAATGATGCAAAACAGCAAGAGCGCTGCTAGTTGCAGTAgcttttttgacattttgcaCGGTAGCCAGACTCGTTCTGCTGGGAATGAGCAGCCAATTTCAACTTTTGTGCGCAGCAAGTGATAACAAACGGACGTTCTCCCACTTTGCTATGCCTTTCacactttttttaatagttttgttctttttaattGTAGCTATAGCAAACGACCCACAAATTCTAGTTGGCTCAATAAGTCCCAGctgtcatttaaattttacttaaatgaatttatatgctgaattaatttcttgcctgatataaattttcatttagtttttgggcaataatttattcttaaatatCTCAAACTGATGCCGCATATAAATTATCTAGAGGAAACCTGTGGAATTGgtcattgataaaaaaaactagcataatcttattttgttattttcggaatttatttaaactaggAGAATTAAGTGAATGGTATAAGTATAATGAAGCAGAtgacattttataattcaacaacaaaaataatatactaaataaaaactaactGAGTGTACAAGACTTGTTTGGCAACCCCTTTCGTATTTCCTGGAGGAAAATCAAGGTCGCTctaaaagatataaatttaaaatgtaacaagTTAATGACAAACAAGAATATTGCTCATTTCCTTTTATCCACTCCTATACTCTCAACTATCACAACTTATCAAGTCAGTCTAGAAATTGGCATGCGACTTTTTCAAAGCCCCAATCCCCCGTGTTGAGATCCATCTTTTCGAAATCTACAGAAAGCAGCGCCAACGCAGGGTGGATGCGACTAAAGTAGCCTTTTTAGCCTGGTCCTCTAGAGTTGCAAAGCAACAGTGGCAAAACGGCGACCGCCGCCAGCACCGGTGTCAGGGGGGTTGTTGATGACGAACTGGTTGAGGAGACTCCGCAGTCTGCGGAAGTATCCTGGGGGCAGTGACGAAAAATTTATAGATATAGATAAATAGATATAGAtctatttcattaaaatatgagCACCATTATGAGagtgtgaattttagacagtcgatatttttctgaattttaaatcgtcATTGGAACATCTTGTGCAATATAAGGCcattaaaatcatgattagCAGTATTAGAACCACCTAAAAACATATAAATACGAAAGATCGCTtagtttttcttcattttcagTATAATTTAACCTCATTTGCCAAAGATTTGCTTTATAGTTGGATTTTACTtacgaaatattttcaggtgCATGGTTATTTAGAAAGGATAGGTTTTTACGTGTGAAAAGTGCAGCGCTTTCGTGCAAGTTTCATcctatttttgtcattttaatttttttaacagaagtgtagggaaaaaagttttgacaacactaactattttttgataaaatcgtGAATTCTCTCAAAGTGCCCATCTCCGACCTATTTTTACGGTATATAAATGATTATTAACTGCaactttg
The nucleotide sequence above comes from Cloeon dipterum chromosome X, ieCloDipt1.1, whole genome shotgun sequence. Encoded proteins:
- the LOC135946487 gene encoding uncharacterized protein LOC135946487; its protein translation is MSKKLLQLAALLLFCIIEQTCGTATLGTPEPADLNTYNYVAKLVKDSFIEQSSPIFVISKKYALSGTFIMEYTDTIDDYIITSGNPSVPFTYTIAQINYLDFGLVTIKICGKFTQDPMQLTPVLSYNFTTSTTANLIYFEEDTLMELTAPVPSGCECEQDAVLQAAHDMDAAHEACIMKDSTPGACSLILDAAPTYVRGNAMVIGGVGVAFLDHDHCNNATSNFNAGSTYVKIQPYYNDILKSAIVDLP